From the genome of Oryza glaberrima chromosome 1, OglaRS2, whole genome shotgun sequence:
ACATGTGACGTCGTGGATAGTGATGATGAGGAATTGCAAAATAAAGGTAACATAAAGTATAATAATACTTTTCTATTTGCAACACAAGTAGGTATATATGATCATATTTTAATTCTGTGCTTACTTTTCCTCTCTCAGACGATAGTTACGAGTCATATCGCGTGGATATCAAGGGTGTTAATTCTGTTGATACTGAAGATCCATACGATTATGATTATCATAACCTGCCAAAGAAACATCATGTGTTAAAAAAAGTGGCTAATTGTAAGTACTGTGGGGCGATTAGGTTTCAGTACGAGCCCCCTGGATTCTGCTGCAGGCAAGGGAAGATAACAGTAGCCACTCCATTGGTCCCCCTTGAGTTGGTACGCCTGTTTACAAGCCAGGTTGATAATGATGCGAATTACTTTAGAAAACATATTCGTTACTTCAACTCACATTTCTCATTCACAAGTCTTGGAGTGACCTTTGACCACAGCGTGAGCACTGCTGCAGGCACCGGTGTATATACATTTCGAGTGCACGGTGCATTGTACCATCGTTTAGATAATTTGGTGCCAGGTTCTCATGGTCCACGTCATATGCAGTTGTACTTCTACGATACGGAAGAAGACACTGATCTTGCACACAGAGCAAATAGGTCCCCTGATCTTGATATCAACCTTGTGCGAATCATCCTAAGAATCTTGGCGGATAACCCATATGTTGAGACTTTTAACCGAGTCGGTAGCATGCCAAATCTAGATGACTATAAGATTGAGATCAACACGAATGTCACCCCTGACCAACGAAGATATAATGCTCTTACAACATCCCAAGTTGCTGCTATCTGGCTAGAAGGGGATGATCCGGTTAGAACTTTTGATAGGCATGTGATGGTGCATGCCAAAGGGGAGAAACCTAGCTATATCAAAGCATACCATGGTTGCTATGACCCGTTGGCGTATCCTTTATTTAACCCTAATGGCGAAACCGGATGGAATGTCAAAATGCCGTACGAAACACCCAACAATATTCCTGATGGTATGAACATTGATGCACCAAGTGCTGCACAAATGGGTGGTAATGTACGTGTCAGTGAAGAAAACACTTTTGGCGAGCCTCCTGGTATGTACAACTTAGCTTGTATGAGACCttaccaatatatatatatatatatatatatatacttttaggCCATTGGAATTAAGTatatttcttgatttttgttgCAGAGAATGATGACGTTGGCAATACTTTATACGATGAAGACACTAATGAGGTGGATAACAGGTCATGCAAGCGGAAGAAAGATAGATTTGTCACTGCAAGAGAGTACTATTGCTTTAGGCTACAGGTTCGGAGGGGACTTTTCAACATTATTTTATTTGGAGGTCGTCTCTTTCAGCAATGGGCCGTTGACATGTACATTAAGATAGAGTCTATGCCTTGGATTGGTATTCTAACCCTGAGAACCAAAAGAAGATACGAGCTGAGCTGTACCAGgtgaatgaaataaaatacataTTCAATAATATTAAACCATATCCCATTCAAAAATCGATGCTGCCAATATATGCTCATGCTATCCATTTTGTAGGGTGTCGTCGACGTGATCAATTCTGGAGAGACAAGGGGTAAAGAGGTAGGAAAGAGGATTGTTCTACCTCGGTCTTTTCCTGGTGGCGATCGCGACATGCAGCGGTGGTTTCTTAATGCAATGGCTCTTGTCCAACGTTTCGGGAGACCATACTACTTGATCACGATGACCTGCAATCCAATCCAAATTGGGAGGAGATAACAGAAAATCTCTATCCTGGCCAACAGCCGCAAGATCGACCGGACCTTGTTGCAAGGGTATTCAGGGCCAAGCTACGAGACATGTTAGATTTGTTCACCAAGAAAAAGTATTTCGGTGAGGTTCAGGCATATGCTCACGTTACCGAGTTTCAGAAGCGGGGCTTCCCACATGAACATATCCTATTAATCATGAAGCCAGGTAGCAAGTTAACAAACCCAGATGGTTATGATAAAGTTATATGTGCAGAGATACCAGATAAGGAAAAATACCCCGTGCTACATCGTCTGGTCATAAAGCATATGTTGCACGGGCCATGCGGTGAGCTAAACAAAAAAGTGCGCATGCATGGTGGATGGAGAGTGTCGCTTCAACTTTCCCCGACTGTTCTGTCAAGCAACACAACAAGGGAAGGACTCTTATCCTTCTTACAGGAGGAGAGATGACGGGTGGCATGTAAAAATTAGAGGTGCGGTGTTGGACAATAGGTGGGTGGTCCCATACAATCCTGGCTTGCTCATGAGGTATAATTGCCACATCAATGTTGAAGCTTGTGCAAGCATCAAATCTGTGAagtatctatataaatatgtatataaaggACATGACTGTGCGTCGTTCTCAGTCGATCCATCTGGAGAAATCAATGAGATACGGCAGTATAGAGATGCCAGATATGTTTCACCGCCAGAGGCTATATATAGGATTCTTGGTTTTCCACTATTCGGTATATATCCGGCGGTTTTACAGCTACAGCTTCATTTGCCAAACATGCAATATGTCGCATATGATGAGTCTGGTAATCTTGAGGATGTCGTGAACAAACCATCTAACAAAAAGACAACACTTACAGAGTTTTTTGAAATGAATCGCAAAGACCCGAAGGCAAGAAAGTTACTGTACAAGGAGTTTCTGGAGCACTATAGATGGGTTGCACGGAAAAATGTATggcagaaaagaaaaactaagacTTGCCAGGTTGGACGGATCGTGTATGCGCACCCGGCGGAGGGAGAAAGATACTATCTTAGGGTGCTTCTGAACCATGTTAGAGGTCCAACCTCGCATGAGCATCTAAGAACAGTATGTGGAATCACTTACTCCACTTGTAGAGAAGCATGCGAGAAGAGTGGGCTTGTTGAGACAGACATGTCACATGATGACTGCTTGAGCGAAGCTGCAACTTTCCAAATGCCATATGCACTCCGTCGCTTGTTTGCGACTATACTTGCCTATTGTGAGGTTACTGATATCTGTGCTTTGTGGCACAAACATAAGGAGTCAATGTCTGAAGATTATGCCCGAGATAATCCCAACCCGATGTCAGTAGAGCAGATGGTGCTTAGAGACATACGGGATACACTTCATTCCATGGGAAAGGATATCTCAGACTATGGTCTTCCTGAGTTGACTGATACATGTAATATTTGATAGGAGTGTCACCTTAATtgtctttatttttataatcaatGAAAAACTGACGCATGTTATGCTTTCGTCAACCAGATGTTTTTTCCAACGACACACCGATTGAAGTCAGAGAGGAGCAGTCTGTGCCAATTGACCCAGAGCATCTAGATATATACAAACCTCTGAACGATGAGCAACGTGCAGGGTTTGATGACATCATACAACATGTGATTAAGAAGAAGAGTCAGGTTTTTTTCGTTGATGGTCCAGGTGGCACTGGAAAAACATTCCTTTACAAGGCACTACTTGCTAGGGTGCGATCTGATGGGTTAATAGCCATTGCAACCGCGACATCTAGTATCGCAGCGTCGATATTGCTCGGAGGACGTACTGCTCACTCGAGGTTTAAAATTCCAATCAAGCTTGCTCATAATAGCATGTGTAACTTCACAAAGCAGAGTGGCACCACAGACCTACTTCGCAGGGCATCCTTGATTATTTGGGATGAAGCTGCAATGACAAAGCGTCAGGCAGTTGAGACCCTTGATAGATCCCTACAAGATATTATGGACAATACGTTGCCATTTGGAGGAAAGGTCATTGTATTTGGTGGTGATTTTAGACAAGTTCTTCCCGTGGTGACACGTGGGACAAGGGCACAAATAACTGATGCTACCTTGCAGAGATCTTATTTATGGAAGAATATAAGGAAGATAAGCCTTTCGCATAACATGAGGGCACAATCTGATCCTTGGTTTTCAGATTATCTACTTAGGATTGGAAACGGGACTGAAAACACGATCATAGATGATTACGTCCATCTGCCTGATGAAATTGTCATTGGTTATTTGGACAATGAAGATTCAGTGAACACATTGATTGAATATGTGTTCCCCTCGCTTGATGATGAGAGAAATACGACCTCCGTGGAATATATGAGCACACGGGCCATCCTCTCAACAAAAAATGATTTCGTGGATAAGCTAAACATGAAGATGATTGATAGGTTTCCTAGAAAGGAAAAGATTTACCACAGCTTTGATTCAGTCGATGATGATACCCAAAATAGCTACCCTTTGGACTTTCTGAACACGATCACTCCAAATGGCCTCCCTCCCCATGAGCTTAAAGTGAAGGTCAACTGTCCTGTTATTCTCCTCCGCAACCTTGATCCTAACAATGGTCTATGCAACGGAACAAGACTAATGGTTAGGGCATTTCAAGACAATGCAATTGATGCTGAGATTGTTGGTGGACAGCACGCCAACAAAAGGGTATTCATCCCACGGATCCCATTGTCTCCCTCTGATGATATATCTCTTCCTTTCAAATTCAAGAGAAGCAATTTCCAATCCGTCTCAGTTTTGCAATGACCATAAATAAATCACAAGGACAAACTATCCCAAATGTTGGGATCTATCTTCCAGAACCCGTATTTTCACATGGTCAGTTATACATCGCATTGTCAAGGGGTGTGTCACGACAAACAACAAGGATTTTGGCTAAGCCTAAGAAAGAGGTTGACCTTGCAGGGAAGAGCACCAAGAATATTGTCTATAAAGACATTCTTGACTGGTGAGCAAAGGTAGGTTCGCAAgatcaaaattattttgaaaacatATTCCAGAAGATAGTAAATTACTAATCAGAATGTTAGTCACCATCGTCCTCTTGTTTTGTACAGCACACCATCATCTGCCAGATGTGTTCCCAACTCCTCCATAAAAGGAACATGATCTCAATATACTAGGAAAATAATTGAAGCCGAGTAGATATGAAGGAAAAATATAGACAAAATTTTTGTATACATTAATGGATGCATGCTTACAACatttttttggattaattttttTGTTCTATATCTTCTATATGGTTCTTCCATACAACTTAAATGAATATATATCTATTTCATTCAATGGTATAATAGAAATATAGGATATATAGACCGTATAAAATATCAACAACGTAAAGGCATTATAATGCCGCCCATAGATATAACCATACGTATGCcactcacaaaaaaaaaagacacgcATGAgatgaataaatattttatatcaaAACCATTGAGAAATGAAATGTGTGTCACAATGAAATAAAAAACCCATAGTtcattccataaaaaaaatatatagatgcATGATAATTTATATAACCATATGCATCTAATTGCATTATACTAAtacgtataaaaaatatatctacaAGTAGTGATCTGAAAAGatagagaaaaaatattataaacaaaaagtagaattattttttttcttctgtctcCCCCACACGCTTCTAAAGTGAAGAGTTGGCTGGGTTGGGCTGAATTCGGTCTGGttggaaaaagttagaaatgCAACTGCAAAACATTAGAATAGTTATTTACCTATGGggtgtattttatatatgtaacaAATGCTTTATTTTCTGCCCGCAATAAATAATGGAATAACTCTATACTTCTCTAACATATTTTTAGCGTATATTGCCCTTTTATATTGTGTACTTaagtaattatatataattaagtctTGTAAAATTTTATATGCCCACGTAATATCATAGTACTACACTTTAcatgaaatatatttaatgtacgatatgattttaattaaagttcaaatgcacagatcatataaaaatattttttggtaacatgattttttttaaaaaaatacaaacaaaaagAATTGCACCGTAGcatttagcacgggcatattactagtaaagATAACGTatcaaagtaccggcaaaaacgtcttcaatttttagaatagtagagatatatgcctataattattattagttgTGTAATTTGTTTCTCCATAGATTATCAACtatagatcatatatatatatatatatatatatatataaaataataataataataacttgaTCTTACTCTTTTGATAGGTTTGCTATGCAGTACTAGGACTATAGAGTGACGAGAGAGAATCATGAGAATGTTGTTCATTGATTAGTAAAATAGACGGTCTTCTACGTATCTCCGTATCATTTATACCGTTGTATGTATTGTTTATAGTAGAAGTGTTTATCCACAACGGCTGGTTAGATAACTCGCCGGCTCGCTGCAAAATCAACGTAGACACACTTGCAGAAACCTTTAACCCATTATATGCGCTGGTTATTATGGTATCGACAATTCGACATATATTGTAGAAATGGCACTGATAGCATACGTATTACAAAACCAACACATACGAGGATATGCAGAACCAGCCCATATAATACAATGTACTgttacctccgtcccaaaaatataacaacttttggttataaatctagacactaaaaatgcttatattttgggacgaaggggcGTACCTTTTGAATTTTCTATCactaaaaaacattttttttattttactgagCATCTAGTAAATATTGTGTTTCATTCATGCAAATTCTCAACTGTAGGGTGTGGATTAACATCTCTTACTAGTGATTCCCCGTACTTTGCTGCGAAAATTCCTAAataacttttaatatttttttaataatcgagctaaaagtaaaaattatattagttgttaacaacaaataaaactgatttgtcaaactatgttaagatatatatatatatatatatatatatatatatatatatatatatatatatatatatatatatgtgtgtgtgtgtgtgtgtgtgtgtgtgtgttaaaaatattgtgaaaaataatgtgaaggaaaatggttggatgttgatttgtagaattcaatgaattatagatgatgttgcatgcttacataagttttgtatgtaattattgctagtggataaTGAGGtgtcatgtttgcatgttgagctttagaattagtgggctataactttatagtaagataggatataaCCCCTGCTCACAATGCACGTACACTCACCCCATATTCAAAACCAGAACCTACAGATAAATtagacatttttttagaaatcactgaaagaataattaccCATATTCAAAACCCGCTCACAACGCGTATACACTCACCCCATATTCAAAATAGAGAAAttggaacttttttttagaaaccaCTGAAAGAATATAAATGTGAGCACCTATGTCAACCTAACTAGTTGAGCTACGCTCGTATAGAAattagacttattttattaattaacTATACGAAGCTACTAATATAAATGACTAGACTTGTACTACAATTATACAAGCCTATTATCTCTGTATTATACAAGCCGTCTGAATAGGAGGATGGAAGCTACACAACAACGGTTTAAAGTGACTGCATTTTGACAAGGTgatgcactttttttttggggactGCTATATGATGGGATACCGTTTGGACGGTGTACCCCTGTAATTCACCCCGTGGAAAGACGTGCGTGCTGCTTCGTACGATGGTGAGCACACCACGTTCATGTACTCCTCCCAAGGTGTATTTTATGAGCTTAGTGATCTGTATTATTTTTGTATTATTTATTTGGAttattattgtattatttttttattgggcCATGCTCTGTTACGTATTTATGGGCACTATTGGTTGGGTTTTTTGATATATGCATGTACCAATGATGATACTTATAGGTACCGAGGATGATACCTGTGAGGTATCAATATATTGATGATAGGTATCCAAATGATACCTGTCATGTATCGTGATGATACCTAGGAGGTATCAATGAGTGATAACACTTATAGGTGCCGAGTatgatacttgtgaggtatcTGTATGTTGACGATAGGAACCAAATGATACCTGCCATATATCGTGATGATACCTATGAGGTATCAGAGAGTGATGATACTTATAGGTACCAAGAACATTACACATGAGGTATCATAGATATCCAAATGATACTTACCATGTATCATGATGATACCTACGAGGTATCAATTAGTGATGATACTTATAGGTGTCGAGGATGATACATGTGAGGTATCTGTATATTGACGATAGGAACCCAAATGATACATGGTATGTAAACCCAAATGATACATGGTATGTATCGTGATGATACCTAAGATGTATCAGTGAGTAATGATACTTGTAAATACCAGGGATGATACCTTTCAGGTAGCAATGTATCGACGATTTGTTTTTATGTACCCAAATGGTATCTGATAGTTATCGTGATAATACCTATGAGGTATCGATGATTGATGATGATTGTAGGTATCAGTGATTAAAAATTCTTGGAAGTAAAATTTCAAAGTTACACTAAACGAAACAATTGAGATATTGagcaaatttaactaaaaaggattaaaagaaaaaatgacaaaaaaatgcCTAGGCTTAGTCAACATGTCCTTGCCTAGTTTACCATGCCATGAAAAATAACAACGTATTAGTACTACATATGCAGCTAAAACCACAAACCTTCAAGATTCGAAAGATGCAACATGTGGGGCCAACATTGAGTAGGCAGTGCCGTCTGACAGTCGTGGACCTTATGGTAAAGCGAATAAAAGTCATGCATGTGCGTGTGCGTCGTACTTGTTGAGAGGGATGGTGCGAGGAGGATGATCCCGTTCCGATCGCTACCAACGGAATACCGGTACCTAGCatttccgttttttttttttttttgccaaaactcCACCTTtctgttcttcttttctttctctttctattttttttttaaaaaaacgtggTAGAGGTGTAAGCCCTGCTGGTTTGGTGTTACAAAATCCAAAATGTACCAATGCAAGAGAAAGCCTTGACCTATTTGGTTAATAATGGGTTTGAGAGGGTGGGAAAGGGATATCAATTATCATATACCACCTCGCCTGTATATGATAAAGTGAGAAACTAAGGAATTCAAATATCTCACCTTTCCTTAAGAATTTAAGATGTTCTTTCCTTTGTTCCAAACCTTCAAAAttcatttgatccatacatgtCACAACTCATCTACAGCTAATATTGTGGGGGGTTTAGGATTAGTTATCCATCCCTTTATCCTTGACCATTATCCAAACGCCCCTTATCTCTTTTCCTTACCCATTATCCAAACGCTCCTTATAGTATGTATGGCTGTACAAGTATAGAGTACATGTTTAAGGCACTTAGGGGCTATTTGGTTGATGACCATAAGTTGCTACACTTGAGGTTAGATAAGTTTAACCATGTTAGGTGAGTGTTTATTTGGCTTCCACAAGTGTGGCAAGATTCCTTTTTTATAATCTAGATtccacatgtaagtgactcTAAAAAGTGTGGCATGGTTTCAttttgggcctgtttagttggtgaaatgaaaatttttggatgtcacatcggacgtttgaccggatgtcagaaggggttttcggactcCTTATAGTTACTATGTATGGCTGTACAAGTATAGAGTACATGTTTAAGGCacttaggggctgtttggacGATGACCATAAGTTGCCACACTTGAGGTTAGACAAGTTTAACCATGTTAGGTGAGTGTTTATTTGGGTTCCACAAATGTGGCAAGATTCCTCTTTTATAATCTAGATtccacatgtaagtgactcTAAAAAGTGTGGCATGGTTTTAttttgggcctgtttagttggtgaaatgaaaatttttgggtgtcacatcggacgtttgaccagatgttagaaggggtttttggacacgaataaaaaaaaactaatttcataactcgcctggaaaccacgagacgaatcttttgagcctaattaagccatcattagcacatgtgggttactggaaaccacgagacgaatcttttgagcctaatcaagccgtcattagcacatgtgggttaccgtagcacttatggctaatcgtagactaattagactcaaaagattcgtctcgcgatttacatgtaaactgtgtaattaatttttctttttatctatatttaatgcttcgtatatgtgtccaaagattcgatgtgatgtttttgcaaaaaagtttttgggaactaaacagagccTTTATTGGCTAGAGCGTGGCTTGGATTTTGATGGCCTCACCTTTAGCGAGAAAACATAGTAAACCTTAGCAATGTTAGTATGTGAACTAACAGCCCCTTACTGCTTATTCTGAAGACCGGACAAACTGATGTATGCAACGATTCTATTCGAGAGCCCAGACCAACACTAGCATGCATCGATTCAACGAGTTGGAAATGTCCAATTACAGAGTGTGCAAATTGCAATATCTCCATTTTATATCGATGTCAAAGAGTACAGGCAGAGAACAAACAGTTCGATACCACAAATATGATCACACGTATCCACTGAGAACACCGATCGAACACCTAGAGAGCAATGCGAATGCACGTGTAACGAGAGGCGCAAGCAAGAGGAGCTAATCCATTTTACGCAATTCCCAAAATCAACCAAGAGAAACCGCaccggcgaggccggcggcggaggcgagaggCGAAGCGGGGGCTCAGCTGGCGCCGGcggatccctcctcctccgggtcGAACTCCGGGTCGCCGTCGGGGTGCATCTCCCTCCACTGGTCCTCGGGCCAGTACTCCTTGATGTGGCCCCACTTCTTGCGGAACTTCTCGATCTGGCTGTCCATGACGACCATCGCCGACGTGTCGCCGACGTAGTAGGGGTGGTTCCCCGACCACACGTCCACCGTGTACTCCGGCTTGGTTCCCCCCGTCACCAGCACCAGCTCCCCGTTGCAGTACACCTTCGCGTCCTCGTAGATCTCCGGGTGCAGCCCCTTCTTCCGCATCGAGCACCGCATCCTCTGCACGGCAAATCGTCACACCACCGCCCAGTTCCAATCACCTCCTCCGAATCTCCGATTCGGCGGCGCTACGCCTACGCGGTTGTGGGGGCATCGAAGGAATCGTACCTGGGAGGGGACGAGGGAGCGGAGGGTGGTCctcgtggccgccgcggcggcttgGGTCGGGAGGaaggaggtggagagggagagcgccATGGCTGCTGCTTCCTCGCGCGCTCGCGTCGCACTTTGCTCCGGATTCCCCTGTTTCGTGTCCCTTATCGGTTTCTGGTGTGTGTTATCCTCTCAAGCGTTGATGATTCTCAATTTTTGAGGCTTTGGTGCCGTGCGGGTGGCCGCTCGCCTGCCTCGCTTTGGCTGGGCTTTCTTAATTGTTGTTTGGTTTGGGCTGATACACGTTGGTTACTTACTGgcccagaaaaaaaatgtatgcaATTATTTCGTTTACGTGGTAAAAATATGCAGAATTCCTAATTCTAATTCTCGCATACGCGTCGTGGGCGCGCACTTCTGGCCCACGCGTATGCACGGCACCGCACGGGCGCGGTTAGATTCTTTCCATAGCGCATGTAGTAACTAGTCCATTAGTTTTAGcgtgtaaaaaaatacattagttttagataatcaagataagatttgttttttctgaaatttttttaaagtaacagATTGAAAAGAAATTTATACATCAAGTCAAAttctgaaaactttcaacccatatttgaaaactttcaactcgaaatttgaatttttttaaagtcaaattttgaaaactttcaacttttcatctcaaattgaaaaaattcaactcaaatttaaaactttcaacccagatttgaaaactttcaagtcaaatttaaaaactttgaagtcaaaatttaaaactttcaactctacATTTGTAAAGGGGTGTgcgaaagattaaaaaaatagaaagaaatggcaaaaaaaaaaagaaaaacgcggATCCAGGCGCCAAaatcgtaaaaaaaaagtgagaaagaAAAGCACGCGGGAACAGGGGAGGGGCCAACTGACGCGGGCGCCAGCTAAATTGCTAGCACATACGTGCGCATTAGCCTCCCCAAAAatatgggttaattggatcatgCTATTGCAAATTTACCAATTTG
Proteins encoded in this window:
- the LOC127781722 gene encoding uncharacterized protein LOC127781722 — its product is MQLYFYDTEEDTDLAHRANRSPDLDINLVRIILRILADNPYVETFNRVGSMPNLDDYKIEINTNVTPDQRRYNALTTSQVAAIWLEGDDPVRTFDRHVMVHAKGEKPSYIKAYHGCYDPLAYPLFNPNGETGWNVKMPYETPNNIPDGMNIDAPSAAQMGGNVRVSEENTFGEPPENDDVGNTLYDEDTNEVDNRSCKRKKDRFVTAREYYCFRLQGVVDVINSGETRGKELQLHLPNMQYVAYDESGNLEDVVNKPSNKKTTLTEFFEMNRKDPKARKLLYKEFLEHYRWVARKNVWQKRKTKTCQVGRIVYAHPAEGERYYLRVLLNHVRGPTSHEHLRTVCGITYSTCREACEKSGLVETDMSHDDCLSEAATFQMPYALRRLFATILAYCEVTDICALWHKHKESMSEDYARDNPNPMSVEQMVLRDIRDTLHSMGKDISDYGLPELTDTYVFSNDTPIEVREEQSVPIDPEHLDIYKPLNDEQRAGFDDIIQHVIKKKSQVFFVDGPGGTGKTFLYKALLARVRSDGLIAIATATSSIAASILLGGRTAHSRFKIPIKLAHNSMCNFTKQSGTTDLLRRASLIIWDEAAMTKRQAVETLDRSLQDIMDNTLPFGGKVIVFGGDFRQVLPVVTRGTRAQITDATLQRSYLWKNIRKISLSHNMRAQSDPWFSDYLLRIGNGTENTIIDDYVHLPDEIVIGYLDNEDSVNTLIEYVFPSLDDERNTTSVEYMSTRAILSTKNDFVDKLNMKMIDRFPRKEKIYHSFDSVDDDTQNSYPLDFLNTITPNGLPPHELKVKVNCPVILLRNLDPNNGLCNGTRLMVRAFQDNAIDAEIVGGQHANKRLYIALSRGVSRQTTRILAKPKKEVDLAGKSTKNIVYKDILDW
- the LOC127764585 gene encoding uncharacterized protein LOC127764585, with amino-acid sequence MALSLSTSFLPTQAAAAATRTTLRSLVPSQRMRCSMRKKGLHPEIYEDAKVYCNGELVLVTGGTKPEYTVDVWSGNHPYYVGDTSAMVVMDSQIEKFRKKWGHIKEYWPEDQWREMHPDGDPEFDPEEEGSAGAS